The Camelina sativa cultivar DH55 chromosome 14, Cs, whole genome shotgun sequence genome includes a window with the following:
- the LOC104739714 gene encoding F-box/LRR-repeat/kelch-repeat protein At1g09650-like gives MSIKKLRCLSILESLPHDCVERILERLDVDSLMRLKGVSKQWKSTIESPFFQRRQLTHRQQSGNPDVLMVSLHPDDEDIDHPIVESLSTLVLGSSSSVHIPTPWDMDNIRFFVSHNTCDGLACLYMYRKPGFVVNPTTRWYRPLPLCNLQQLMFDLGDNFFHTFLDLHYVVSNLGFGKDKITGTYKPVWLYNSSEIGLDNATTCEVFDFSTNAWRSVSPAAPCRIVAWPEPVCVDGSLHWFTECEETKILSLDLHTEAFQVVCNAPFANVRASDIVMCDLDNHLCVSEMKWPNQVIWSLNSANKTWHKMCSIDLTTISQWFRVHKCALMPLALFDGKKKKQKKLLFYARELREALLELDLETNTYDILFDNYSIGFPVCYFQSLISIS, from the coding sequence ATGTCAATAAAAAAGCTACGCTGCTTGAGTATATTGGAATCGCTTCCCCACGATTGCGTAGAGCGTATCCTAGAGAGACTTGATGTGGATTCTCTGATGAGATTAAAGGGTGTATCGAAACAATGGAAATCAACGATCGAATCTCCATTCTTCCAACGAAGACAGTTGACACATCGTCAGCAATCAGGTAATCCAGATGTTCTCATGGTCTCTTTACATCCTGATGATGAAGATATTGATCACCCGATTGTAGAATCTCTAAGTACATTGGTGTTGGGTTCATCATCATCGGTCCATATCCCTACTCCTTGGGATATGGATAACATCCGATTCTTCGTTTCCCATAATACCTGTGACGGTCTCGCTTGTCTCTACATGTACCGCAAACCCGGTTTTGTGGTCAACCCAACCACTAGATGGTATCGGCCTCTCCCTCTCTGTAACCTACAACAACTCATGTTCGACTTAGGAGATAATTTCTTCCATACTTTCTTGGACCTTCATTACGTGGTCTCTAATCTTGGTTTTGGTAAAGACAAAATCACGGGCACATACAAGCCCGTTTGGCTATACAACTcttcagagattggcctagacaaCGCTACTACCTGCGAGGTTTTCGACTTTAGCACCAACGCTTGGAGGTCTGTTTCTCCCGCTGCTCCCTGTCGGATTGTTGCTTGGCCCGAGCCTGTCTGTGTAGATGGGTCGCTTCATTGGTTCACCGAGTGCGAGGAAACCAAAATTCTGTCCTTGGATCTTCACACCGAAGCCTTTCAAGTCGTCTGTAATGCTCCCTTTGCCAATGTTCGTGCTTCCGATATCGTCATGTGCGACCTCGACAACCACTTGTGCGTTTCGGAGATGAAGTGGCCCAACCAAGTCATATGGTCACTCAATTCAGCCAATAAGACATGGCACAAAATGTGTTCCATTGATCTGACTACAATTTCTCAATGGTTTCGTGTTCACAAATGCGCGCTCATGCCACTAGCACTCTTcgatgggaagaagaagaagcagaagaagttgttgttttACGCTCGTGAGCTAAGGGAAGCACTGCTGGAACTTGATCTCGAAACCAATACATATGATATTCTTTTTGATAATTACTCCATTGGTTTTCCTGTTTGTTATTTCCAGAGTTTAATCtctatttcataa
- the LOC104739713 gene encoding serine--tRNA ligase, chloroplastic/mitochondrial-like isoform X1, translating to MRLHKLRLAAAVPVTISTFSSRLFLNPFPNNLTLGLFSRRLQPRKPLLVRAFSASAAVQDIPATQPQWKASIDFKWIRDNKEAVEINIKNRNSNANLDAVLELYENMLNLQKEVERLREERNNVAKKMKGKLEPSERDRLVEEGKNLKESLVTLEEDLVKLKDGQDKSY from the exons ATGCGTTTACACAAACTGAGACTCGCCGCGGCGGTTCCTGTAACCATCTCCACATTCTCTTCTCGCCTCTTCCTCAATCCATTTCCCAATAACTTAACCCTAGGTTTGTTTTCTCGCCGTCTTCAACCCCGTAAGCCTCTCTTAGTCAGAGCCTTCTCCGCTTCCGCCGCCGTACAAGATATCCCGGCCACTCAGCCTCAGTGGAAGGCGTCGATTGATTTCAAATGGATAAGGGATAATAAGGAAGCAGTCGAAATCAACATCAAGAACAGGAATTCTAATGCTAATTTGGATGCTGTCCTTGAGCTTTACGAGAACATGCTCAACCTCCAAAAG GAAGTTGAGAGGCTTCGTGAGGAAAGAAACAATGTTGCAAAGAAGATGAAAGGGAAGCTGGAGCCGTCTGAACGTGATAGACTCGTAGAAGAAG GTAAAAATCTGAAGGAAAGTCTTGTAACTCTTGAAGAAGACCTCGTGAAGCTTAAAGATGGACAGGACAAATC ATATTAA
- the LOC104739713 gene encoding serine--tRNA ligase, chloroplastic/mitochondrial-like isoform X2: MRLHKLRLAAAVPVTISTFSSRLFLNPFPNNLTLGLFSRRLQPRKPLLVRAFSASAAVQDIPATQPQWKASIDFKWIRDNKEAVEINIKNRNSNANLDAVLELYENMLNLQKEVERLREERNNVAKKMKGKLEPSERDRLVEEGKNLKESLVTLEEDLVKLKDGQDKS; encoded by the exons ATGCGTTTACACAAACTGAGACTCGCCGCGGCGGTTCCTGTAACCATCTCCACATTCTCTTCTCGCCTCTTCCTCAATCCATTTCCCAATAACTTAACCCTAGGTTTGTTTTCTCGCCGTCTTCAACCCCGTAAGCCTCTCTTAGTCAGAGCCTTCTCCGCTTCCGCCGCCGTACAAGATATCCCGGCCACTCAGCCTCAGTGGAAGGCGTCGATTGATTTCAAATGGATAAGGGATAATAAGGAAGCAGTCGAAATCAACATCAAGAACAGGAATTCTAATGCTAATTTGGATGCTGTCCTTGAGCTTTACGAGAACATGCTCAACCTCCAAAAG GAAGTTGAGAGGCTTCGTGAGGAAAGAAACAATGTTGCAAAGAAGATGAAAGGGAAGCTGGAGCCGTCTGAACGTGATAGACTCGTAGAAGAAG GTAAAAATCTGAAGGAAAGTCTTGTAACTCTTGAAGAAGACCTCGTGAAGCTTAAAGATGGACAGGACAAATCGTGA
- the LOC104739723 gene encoding phosphatidylinositol 4-phosphate 5-kinase 7 yields MDFRSGDREFPNGDFYSGEVKGLLPNGKGKYVWSDGTIYEGDWDQGKISGKGKLFWSSGAKYEGDFSGGYLHGYGTMTSPDDSVYSGTWRMNVRHGLGRKEYCNSDLYDGSWKEGLQDGRGSYSWTNGNRYIGSWKKGKMCERGVMRWANGDLYDGFWLNGFRHGSGVYKFADGCLYYGTWSRGLKDGKGVFYPAGSKQPSLKKWCRSLEYDDTGKFVLSRSASVNVEELRSSNTVTRSLSVETSAGEMAKHSGRISDRYTDDIWRSCDPPRDFTTCHVPLSKSARFSGSGQSEGQDKNRIVYEREYMQGILIRETIMSSVDRSHKIKPPLRPKEVRARSLLTFLRGEHNYYLMVNLQLGIRYTVGKITPVPRREVRASDFGKNARTKMFFPRDGSNFTPPHKSIDFSWKDYCPMVFRNLREMFKLDAAEYMMSICGDDGLTEISSPGKSGSIFYLSHDDRFVIKTLKKSELQVLLRMLPKYYEHVGYHENTLITKFFGVHRITLKWGKKVRFVVMGNMFCTELKIHRRYDLKGSSQGRFTEKTKIQEKTTLKDLDLAYEFHMDKLLREALFKQIYLDCSFLESLNIIDYSLLLGLHFRAPGQLNDILEPPNAMSDQESVSSVDVGLTQELSIPPKGLLLVTHEPNSVNTAPGPHIRGSTLRAFSVGEQEVDLILPGTARLRVQLGVNMPAQAHHKLVEDKEESATIELFEVYDVVVYMGIIDILQEYNTKKKVEHTCKSLQYDPMTISVTEPSIYSKRFVNFLHKVFPEER; encoded by the exons GTCTGGAGATAGAGAATTCCCAAATGGTGATTTCTATTCTGGTGAAGTCAAAGGATTACTTCCTAATGGGAAGGGAAAGTATGTTTGGTCAGATGGGACTATCTATGAGGGAGACTGGGATCAAGGCAAAATCTCTGGTAAAGGGAAGCTTTTTTGGTCATCTGGAGCCAAATACGAGGGAGATTTCTCTGGTGGTTACCTTCATGGCTATGGCACCATGACCTCACCTGATGACTCTGTCTATAGTGGAACCTGGAGAATGAATGTAAGGCATGGCCTTGGCAGGAAAGAGTACTGTAACTCTGATCTATATGACGGTTCTTGGAAAGAAGGGTTACAAGATGGGCGTGGTAGTTATTCTTGGACTAATGGAAATAGGTACATTGGGAGTTGGAAAAAGGGTAAGATGTGTGAGAGAGGAGTTATGAGATGGGCAAATGGTGATCTTTACGACGGTTTCTGGTTAAACGGCTTTAGACATGGCTCTGGCGTTTATAAGTTTGCTGATGGATGTTTGTATTATGGGACCTGGTCCCGAGGTCTTAAAGACGGCAAGGGGGTCTTTTATCCTGCTGGAAGTAAACAACCATCTCTGAAGAAGTGGTGTCGCTCTCTTGAATATGATGACACTGGAAAGTTTGTACTTTCTCGTAGTGCATCAGTAAATGTTGAGGAGCTAAGGAGTTCAAACACTGTGACAAGAAGTCTTTCTGTGGAAACTTCAGCTGGTGAAATGGCGAAACATTCAGGTAGAATATCAGATAGGTACACGGACGATATTTGGAGGTCCTGTGATCCTCCAAGAGACTTTACAACATGTCATGTGCCGTTATCTAAGTCTGCACGGTTTTCTGGCTCTGGCCAAAGCGAGGGACAAGATAAAAACCGTATTGTTTACGAAAGGGAATACATGCAAGGAATTTTGATTAGAGAAACTATTATGAGTTCTGTTGACAGGTCACACAAAATTAAACCTCCACTTCGTCCTAAAGAAGTCAGGGCCCGGTCTTTACTGACCTTTCTAAGGGGGGAACACAACTATTATCTCATGGTAAATCTCCAACTTGGCATCAG GTATACTGTTGGAAAAATTACACCAGTTCCTAGGCGAGAAGTGCGTGCTTCAGACTTTGGTAAGAACGCCAGAACAAAAATGTTCTTCCCTAGAGACGGCTCCAACTTTACACCTCCACACAAATCTATCGACTTCTCTTGGAAAGACTATTGTCCTATGGTTTTCAG GAATTTGAGGGAGATGTTCAAATTAGATGCTGCAGAGTATATGATGTCTATTTGTGGTGATGATGGCCTGACAGAAATTTCTTCTCCCGGGAAAAGTGGCAGTATCTTCTACCTTTCTCATGACGACAGATTTGTGATCAAGACATTAAAAAAATCTGAGTTGCAG GTTCTACTCAGAATGTTGCCTAAGTACTATGAACATGTAGGGTACCATGAAAACACACTTATAACCAAATTCTTTGGTGTTCACAGAATAACACTCAAGTGGGGGAAAAAG GTACGTTTTGTGGTCATGGGGAATATGTTCTGCACAGaattgaaaattcatcgtcGTTATGATCTTAAGGGTTCATCTCAAGGGAGATTTACTGAGAAGActaaaattcaagaaaagacCACACTGAAAGATCTTGATCTAGCTTATGAATTTCATATGGACAAGCTGTTACGCGAAGCCCTCTTCAA GCAAATTTACTTAGACTGCTCGTTCTTGGAATCTCTGAACATCATTGACTACAGTCTTTTACTGGGATTACACTTTAGAGCTCCTGGTCAGCTTAATGATATCCTTGAGCCTCCAAATGCAATGTCAGATCAAGAAAGCGTTTCTTCTGTAGATG TTGGTTTGACTCAGGAACTCTCCATTCCTCCAAAAGGATTGCTTTTGGTTACTCATGAACCCAATTCCGTGAATACTGCCCCGGGTCCTCACATCAGAGGAAGCACACTCAGAGCATTTTCCGTTGGCGAGCAGGAAGTTGATCTTATTCTTCCCGGAACTGCAAG GCTGCGTGTACAATTAGGAGTGAACATGCCGGCCCAAGCTCATCACAAGCTTGTTGAGGACAAGGAAGAGTCGGCGACAATTGAGCTGTTTGAAGTATACGATGTGGTTGTGTACATGGGAATCATAGATATTTTGCAGGAGTATAACACCAAGAAGAAAGTGGAGCATACCTGCAAGTCTTTGCAGTATGATCCGATGACAATATCTGTGACCGAACCTTCGATTTACTCAAAACGCTTTGTTAATTTTCTACACAAGGTATTCCCAGAAGAAAGGTAG